A stretch of DNA from Bacillus alveayuensis:
CAACAAGCTGCATGATTTCTGTTTTTAAAAATACAATTAAGAAATTCTGTAGGTTTTTGTATTTTTAAAAAGAGCAATTATGAAATTGGCTCAATTATGAAAATAAGGATATTGTTAAAGGCTCAAGGTTTTTTATGTAAAAACGAAAATCTGTGTTTAAAGGTAAATAATAAGTATGAAAGGAGGAATAGCTGTTCTTATGGGGAATTTTCCAGATTATGAGTATATCCGTTGGGATCGATTAGAAAGTTTTTTAAGGAAATCAATTCCATCCATACCGGATGAGGAAATGCAAATAAAAAAATTTTCTGAAGGGTATTCAAACCTTACTTATTTAATCACGATTGGCAGCTGGGAGGGGGTTTTAAGGAGGCCGCCGTTTGGTGAAATCCCACCTCGTGCTCATGATATGTATCGTGAATATAAGATATTATCCAAAGTTCATCCTGTCTTTCCTTTAGCTCCAAAACCATATGTTTATAGTGAAGGCCAAGACATTATGGAAAGACATTTTTATATTATGGAAAAAAAAGAAGGAATTGTAGTGGACGAACATATTCCTGATTCACTTGGTAGCTCTGAAGAAGTTGGCCCTATTTTATCAAAAAGTTTAATAAACACCTTAATTCAAATGCAATCTATTGACTATCAAAAAGCTGACCTAACAGATATCGGAAAGCCGGATAGATATTTAGAAAGACAAGTCAATGGCTGGATTAATCGATATGAACGATCAAAGACAGAGGAAATTCCACATGTTAAAGAACTGGAGAAATGGTTTCTAAAAAATATGCCACATTCAACGGAATCAACCATTGTTCATAATGATTTTAAATTGAATAATCTCGTTTTAGACGAGCATAATCCAGGGGTTGTAAATGGAGTTTTGGATTGGGAGTTGTCTACGATTGGAGATCCTCTGACCGACGTGGGTTCTACTGTTGCCTACTGGGGGCAATCAGAGGATCCTGACCTAGGTATTCATATTGTTACAAATCAGCCAGGTTTCTATAGCCGTAGAGAATTTGTCGAAGAATATGCTAAACAAAGTAAAAGAGATGTCTCAAATATTAAGTATTATGTATCATTTGGATTTTATAAGCTTGCTGTAATTTTACAGCAAATTTATCATCGTTGGGTAAAAGGTGAAGTAAGAGATGATCGATTCAAAAATTTAAATGTAGCAGTAGCAAACTTAATGGAAATGGCTCAGTTAACAAAGTCTAATCGTATTTTATGAGAATGAAGCAGACAGTTATGAGGGTCATGATGATTTATACCTCCTTTGTGAAGGAAAGGAGAGTATTTGAATCATAGATTTTTAATAAAGGACGAAAGGAAGTGTTTCAATGAATCATGTTTACTTGATTGATGGTGCAAGAACAGCATTCACTGCATTTGGAGGTTCATTTACTAAAATAAATGCCACACTTCTAGGAACCGCTACAGCAAAGGAAGCAATGAAAAGGTCGAAAGTAGATCCTGAACAAATCGATCATGTGATATATGGAAATGTAATTCATACTCAAAAAAGTTCAGCTTATCTGTCCCGGCATATTGGTTTATATAGCGGCATACCAAAAGATGTTCCCGCACTTACTTTAAATCGGTTATGCGGTTCAGGCCTTCAAGCTATTGTATCAGCTGCACAGCTTATTTTATTACAGGAGGCAGATGTTGTGCTTGCGGGTGGTGTAGAGAATATGTCTCAATCACCTTATTCCAATTTTGAACAACGCTTTGGTGGTCCTAAAATGGGTAACTTACATTTTGAAGATATGCTTCAAGCTACATTAACTGATCAGTATACTGGTCACGGGATGGGAATGACAGCCGAAAACCTTGCTGAAAAATATAAGATTACAAGAGAAGAACAAGATGAATTTTCAATCGAGTCCCATCAGCGTGCAGCAAAAGCAGTGGAAGATGGAATATTTAAAGAAGAAATTGTTTCAGTCGAAGTTAAAACAAAAAAAGGCATGATAAACATTGATCAAGATGAACATATTAAACCGAATACAAACATGGAGGCTTTAAGCAAGCTACAGCCGGTATTCAAAAAAGATGGAACTGTTACAGCTGGTAATTCTTCAGGTATTAATGACGGTGCAGCGAGTGTAATTGTTGCTAGTGAAAAGACGGTTAATAAAAATAGATTAAAGCCTTTAGCTAGGATCGTATCATGGGCTGTTGCCGGTGTAGACCCAAACATTATGGGTATTGGACCAGTTCCAGCTATACAAAAAGCATTGAATTTAGCAAACCTCACATTAAAAGATATAGATTTAGTGGAGGTAAATGAGGCTTTTGCTGCCCAATATTTAGCTGTTGAAAAAGAGCTAGGTTTAGATCGCGAAAAGACAAATGTTCATGGTGGTGCCATAGCACTTGGTCACCCTGTTGGGGCTAGTGGTACTAGAATATTGTTATCGGCTGCCTATGAATTGAGACGTAGGGACGGACAATATGCTGTTGTAAGCCTATGTATTGGAGGAGGACAAGGGATTGCGATGGTGATCAAAAATGTCTAGATTGCCACTAATTATTGCACCGATGTTTTTGGTATCGACACCGCAACTAGTAATAGAAGCTGGAAGAGCAGGTGTTATTGGAACATTTCCGCTTTTAAATGCGAGACCCGTCGAAAAGTGTGAATTGTGGTTGAGAAAAGTAAAAAAAGAGCTGGGAGATATGCCATGGGGAGTCAATTTTATTTGTCATAGAAAATCAAATATACGGTATAACGACGATCTAGCTCTTATTAAACAATATAAACCTCCGATTGTTATTACTTCTTTAGGTCACCCTGGGCCAGTTATTGACATTGTGCATGATTATGGAGGGAAAGTCTATTCAGATGTAGCTACATTAAAACATGCAAAAAAAGCAGCTGAATCAGGAGTTGACGGACTGATCTTAGTTTGCGCCGGAGCGGGGGGGCACGGAGGAACCATAAATCCATTTGCTTTTATTGGAGCTGTAAAACAATTTTACAATGGAACCATAATATTGGCTGGTGGTATTTCAACTGGCAGGGACATTGCGGCTGCCAAGATGATGGGGGCAGATTATGCCTATATGGGAACAAGGTTTCTTGCTGCGAAAGAAAGTAATGCAAAGGAAGAATATAAGCAAATGGTCATAGATGCAGCAGTGGATGATATCATATATACCAATGCCTTTAGCGGTGTCTATGCCAATATATTAGTACCCAGCCTCCTAAAAGAGGGGATTGACCCGGACACTTTAAAAACAAGGGAAGATGTAGATCTTACTCACTTAGTCAATGTCAAGGCATGGAGGGATATCTGGTCGGCTGGACACGGTGTATCAATTGTGAAAAAACAAGAAACTACTAGAGAAATCGTTGAAAAGCTGATTCAGGAGTATGAGGAAGCAGTGGCCAACTTAATAAGATAAGGCACTCAATTATAAATTTATCCACATATTATTCATCTTTACTCTCTTAAGAATGGTGAGCTGCTATATATGTGTGGTTCACCATTTTGACTGTTATGCTCTTGGTCATATTTTTACGAACAATGCGACATGTTATTAGTTAGCCACTGAAGAAAAGGTCTAGCACGTTAGAACCTAACACAAGTATTTTTTGGGGTTTTTATCTTACCTATGAGGGATTTATAATACTACTCAGCCGAGTGTGTATCCATATTTAGTGGTTGTAGCTAAAGAATTATGGATTCTTCCATGTCAGCAAGGATTCCATCATTAGCAATAATTTTTATTACCAATATCAATCATTTTTCTAGATTGATTTTCTTCGTCAAACATATACTTTTTAATGTAACATAACCTTATGATATAATAGGGTTATGTTACATTGAGGAGGATATTATGAAAACGGTTGAGGCAATTAAAGATGAACGGCAGCTTGCTTTAATGAAAAGATATTTGAGATCTCGTTCAGCTCGTGATTATTGTTTATTTTTGCTAGGAATTAATACAGGGATTCGTATTCATGATTTGCTGCATTTACAAGTGAAAGATGTTATGACTGAGTCAGGCGAAATTCTCCACTACCTTCAATCCTCTGACTATACAGACCCTCCAGTTTATTTTAACGATCATGTTCGTGACTCTTTACGATCTTGTATTCAAGAAAGCTTACTCTGCTTTAATGATTTCCTTTTTAAGTCGAAAAAGACGAATGAACCGATTACTCGTCAGCAAGCTTATCGAATTGTTAATGAAGCAGCAAGACAGGCAGGCATTAACGGTTCAATCGGCACCCACACGCTTCGAAAAACATTCGGTTATCATGCGTATTTGAAAGGAGTTGCGATTTCACTGATTCAAAAAAGACTACAGCACTCCACTTCTACTGAAACACGACAATATATAGGAGTAATAGATCAAAAGTCAGTTCCTATCAAGCTTGACGTAAATTTATAGAAAGTGAGTTGATTGATATGCTTGCTAATATTTTTAATACTGACACATTTATTTTACTTACAGCTATCTTATTTATTGTAGGTGTTTTAATTACAAAATTTTCTGCTCGCTTTGGGGTACCGTCGCTCGTATTTTTTATGATGGTTGGAATGATTATGGGAAGTGACGTATTAAATATCATTCATATTGACTTTGATAACACTGAAACAGTACAAATGATTGGTGTGTTTGCTCTTATTATCATTTTATTTGAAGGGGGGCTTCAAACAAATTGGGAGAGGCTTCGTCCTGTTATTATTCCTTCTCTTTCCCTCGCCACAATGGGTGTTTTGTTAACATCTGGAATCGTTGCAGTTGCCGCAAAGCTTATTCTTGATATTGGCTGGCTGGAAGCGATGCTTTTTGGTGCCATTGTTGGTTCAACAGATGCTGCAGCAGTGTTTGCGGTGCTCAAGGGGCAAAATATTAAGCCGCGAATCGGTGCAACATTAGAAGCAGAATCTGGTACGAATGACCCGATGGCTGTCTTTTTAACAATTGCCATGATTGAATTAATCACGATTCCAGATGTAAATGTTTTGAATATGGTTGGTTCTTTCTTTCTGCAAATGGGTCTTGGACTTATATTAGGTTTAATCTTTGGAAAATTAGCAGTTTTAGCTTTAAACCGTATTAATCTTGATTCAGGCGGTCTTTATCCCGTTTTTGCTACAGCTTTTGCTTTACTCACATACGGTATAACAGCTTCTATGAATGGAAGTGGACTTCTTGCCGTATATGTAGCATCTATTATTATTGGAAATACGGAAATTGCGTACCGCCATTCGATCTTTCGATTTTCAGAGGGATTTGCATGGATGATGCAAATTTTAATGTTTGTGATTTTGGGATTATTAGTTTTCCCATCCGATCTTTTTACATGGGACATTTTCTTCAAAGGAATATTAATCTCATTAGTTCTTATGCTCATTGCTAGACCAATAGCTGTATACTTATCTACAATGAAAATGAATTATACAAATAAAGAATTACTATTTCTCTCATGGGCAGGGTTAAAAGGTGCTGTACCGATTGTTCTTGCTACATTCCCTTTACTGGCAAATATTGAAGGCAGTCAACAAATATTTAATCTTGTTTTTTTCATCGTGCTGACAAGCTGCTTAATTCAAGGTTCAACGATTACAATTTTAGCTGAAAAACTGGGATTAACTGGTCCTGAGAAGACAATTCCTATGCATTCCCTTGAACTTATTTCCCTTGGAAAAGCTGATGTAGAGATGATTGAGTATGAGATGGAGAGCGGCGCGGCAATTGTTGGGAAAAGATTAATCGATATTCCATTTCCAGAAGGTTCATTAGTCAATGCCATTATTCGTAATGATAAGCTCATTACACCTACTGGAAACACAGTCATCAATCCAGGTGATTTTTTATACATTCTTACTTCAAGAAAGAACAAACATCAATTAAAGCAGCTACTACAAGAAAAAAATAATTTATCAGATGAACTAAGCAGGCATGAATTCAGTCACAAGCAGAAAAAAGAACGAACAAGTAGTTAAGTTCGTTCTTTCTTACTGAGAAAAATAGATATGAAGTGATGAGATTGAATACATTATCGTTGAGAATAAAGATCACTTGCTGATTTTGTGTGATTGATAGGATTGATATATTTTTTCCAACTCACTTAATGTTAGTTGGTGTAAAAGGCTTGATTCTTTGTAAATTCCTGCTTCTAAAAGTCTTTTCGCATAAAATTGTTTTTTCTTTTCAATGGCTTCTCTAAGGAATTTGGACATCCGTTTACTCCTTTCTATTGAAATTTTGAGTATGGAAAGTTGATAAATATTACATTTTTAAAACGTTGCGACAGATCCTTTCTTCGCCTCACCAAACCATCATCGATAGGATTGGGATGAAAAAAGATATAAGGGCTGCAGACATTGTCATTCCTACACTGCCTATCGCTCCAGCCTCTTCTCCCCACTGAAATGATTTTCCTACGCCGAGTGCTTGTGCGTTTGCTCCCATGGCCAACCCTTTCGCTAGTTTACTTTTGATATTGAGCCATTCTAAACATCTAGGCCCAAATATGAGGGAAATAAGAGCTGAGGTTAATACAAATAAAATCGTTAACGAAGGGATCCCTCCAAGTGTCTCTGTAACAGATAAAGCAACTGGTAAGGTAACGGACTTAGGGATCAGTGATGCGATGATTTCTGTCTTAAGCTCTAAAGCTTTAGCAGACAACCAAACAAAAGCTATTCCAAGAAAGCTTCCAAACGTGATACTTACAAATATTTTTTGGAAATGTTTTTTGAGGAATGGCCACTGAGTGTACAGCGGCACAGCCATTGATACGACTGCTGTTCCTTGTAGAAGTGAGAATAGACTAGTACCACTGGAATACATCTCAAAATCTACATGTAGGAAAAACAATAGAAGAACGAGAAGAGTGGTTGATGAATATAAAGGGTTTAGCCATGGCTTGTTATATTTTTTAAATAGTTTTAAAGAAAGAAGATAGACGATCCAAGTAATGAACACACTGAACATTGTATGACCCACATAAGACATTAACATTCATCTTCCCCCTTTTTAAACTTTTCAAATAATTGGGCTATATACCCAGTTCCTAAAAGACCTAGCAAACTACTGATGATTAAAACGGCAATAAGTTTCCAACTTTGGCCTTGAAGTATTTTTAGTTTAAATACAATTTCAACAATTTGTGGAATAAACAAAAAAATCATATGTTTAAAATGGAGATCAGCTGCAGGAAAAACCCAATCAATCTTTACAAGTCCGGTATTAAGGGCAATGAGAAGTAAAACCATACCTATAATACTTCCTGGAAACGGAATGTGAAAAAATTTAACAATCTCATTTCCGATGATAAGCGCAGTTAGAATGATGAAAAATTGGAATATTAACCGTAACAGTGGGCAATCCCCTCCCGTGTGTAATCATTATGAAGTTCTCTACAATGATTATTTTATAAAAAACAAATGAAAAAATATCAGAATATGTAAATAAATATTACATAAATTTTTGGATTAATAAGATTTATAATGTTAGAAATTCTTACAAAAATATAGCAAAACAGAATAGATTAACATATATTAAAAATAAGAAATAATAAAGGAGTAGATTCTCATGTCTGCCAAATACGACAATTATAAAGATAAAAAAGTTATTTCAATTGGTACTATGAGTGAAATTACAGGATTATCGGAACGGCAAATCCGTTATTATGAGGAGCGGAAATTGATTTTCCCGCATCGTACAAAAAAAGGAACAAGGAAATACTCTTTCAATGATGTGGAACGATTGATGGAAATTGCTGAAAAGATTGAAGAAGGAGTTCAGACGTTTGAAATTAGAAAAGAGATGTTAAAAAAAGATAAAGAGATCCGTGACAACATGATTCGCGGTCAATTAAATGCAAGATTTGGTATTCCAAAATCACCGTACGATAAGTGATGTTCGTCAAATACTAACCGAAACTGAATGACCTTCCTCCGATCGAATATCGAAGAAAGGTTAAGTATGCTTTTTTATTGATTTTTACTTGACGGGGGAAGATCCCTTTCGGCTTGTGGCTATTATTGTTTCTTCGTTTATTATAAATGTTCCTCTAATCTTTCCTCCATAATTAATAGATAATCTCCCACTATATTGATTGTATTCAGTTGCTGTGTATAGGCCAAGGATATACCTCATTTTCATATTTTATTAAAATATGAAATTCGGGGACACCCTTTCTTTTATGAAAGGCTGTTTTCGTAAACTTTGTTGCTTTTCGACTGTCCATGAACCGAACAAGCACGTGGTCGGTCAAATTACATTTGTCCGACCATCGCCTTTTTGTTCGGTTCACGTCACACTAAAGTGTGACATAGCAAGCATGTCGCTTGCCTAGACAGTCGAAAAGCTATAGTTGTAAAGCAACAATCTTTTAGAATAGGGCCTTATGAAAAGAAAATGTTTCTTCAATTGCATTCTTTAACTGCTTCCGTGAATAGTCCGTTTCTTCTGTTCTACATTGAATCGATATTGATGATGAAATAGATTTTACGATTCGTTTACAATTTCTTAAAGTTGGATTTATATGTGGTTTACATTGGACTTTTATACTTAAGTCGTAAACAATCAACAAAAACCGAAAACAAATCACATTAAAAGGAGTATGGGAAATGAGATACTGGAATGGAAATGTGAGAAGGTTTATCGCTGCGTTTGTTTTAGGTGTTAGTGTATTAGGTTTGGGTGCATGTAGCGAGCAAAATGACACGGCTTCAACAGAAGAGATCGATGCAAATTCTCTCAAACTGGATGACATTATCGAAAAAGCAAAACAAGAAGGAGAAGTCAATAGTGTAGGGATGCCTGACACTTGGGCAAACTGGGGAGAAACTTGGAAGGAAATTTCAGAAGAATACGGGTTAAGCCACACAGATACAGATATGTCTAGTGCAGAAGAGATTGCTAAATTTGAAGCGGAAAAAGAAAATGCGACGGCAGACATTGGGGATGTTGGGATTTCATTCGGCCCAGTAGCAGAAGAAAAAGGATTAACCATTCCATATAAAACACAATACTGGGATGAGATTCCGGAATGGGCAAAAGATGATAATGGTGATTGGATTGTAGGATATCAAGGAACCATTGCCTTTTTAACAAATAAAGAGCTTGTGAAAAACCCACCGAAATCATGGGAAGATCTTTTAAATGGAGATTATAAAGTAACAATCGGTGATGTTCAGCGTGCAACTCAAGCACAAATGGCAGTATTAGCAGCAGCAATGGGACATGGTGGAGATGAGACGAACATTCAACCAGGCATCGATTACTTTGCACAAATTGCAAAACAAGGTCGTCTAAGCTTAACAGATCCGTCTGTTGCGATGATTGAAAAAGGTGAAGTAGAAGTAGCGATTTTATGGGATTTTAATGCATTAGGTTATGCGGATGAAATTAATCGTGAACAATTTGAGGTTACTATTCCAGAAGAAGGATCTGTTGTAAGTGGTTACGCAACGATTATTAATAAATATGCAAAACATCCACATGCTGCTATGTTAACGAGAGATTTTATTTTAAGCGATGAAGGACAAATTAACTTAGCAAAAGGATATGCTCGTCCGATTCGTGATGTAGAATTACCTGAAGAGGTAGCAGCAAAAATGGTGCCAAAAGAACAATATAAAAATGCGAAGCCAGTAGGGGACTATAAAGTGTGGGAAGAGACTGCTGCACAATTACCACAAAAATGGCAAGAAGAGGTGCTCGTACATGTCAAATAAAGTCATAGCTGTTGTGATAGACGGTTTACGCTATGACAAAGCTTCCGAAGCTCTTGGATATATCCAACATCTTGTTGAAGCAAATCAGGCGGCTTTCTATAAAGTGAAGTCAGAATTACCAAGCTTATCTCGCCCCTTATATGAAGTGCTATTAACGGGTACAAAAGCATCTGAAAATGGAATTACAGCAAATCAAATCGTGCGTTTATCAAAAGAAAAAAGCTTGTTCCATCTAACGAAAGAAAATGGGTTGAGAAATGCAGCTGCCGCTTATTATTGGGTAAGTGAGTTATATAATCGCGCTCCCTTTGATTTCATAGAAGATCGCCTGCAAATAGATGAGTCGAAACCGATTCAATACGGTTCTTTCTACTGGGAAGATGATTATCCAGACTCCCACTTATTGGCTGATGCAGAAAGCTTAAGAAGAAAATATAATCCTGACTTTTTATACATTCATCCAATGGGAGCCGATTTAAAAGGTGAACAATTTGGTTCAGAGTCTAAAGAATATCGAGAGCAAGTTTTGAGGATTGGTCAATTGTTAGCCCAGCTTGTTCCGATTTGGATGAAAGAAGGATATCACATTGTCATTACATCTGACCATGGTATGAGCGAAAGCGGTAATCATGGTGGAACAACTCAAGGGGAACGTGAAGTGCCTTTATTTATCATTAGTTCAGAGGTTGAACCGGGTGTTTATGAGGAAGAAGTACCGCAATTAGCAATTGCACCGTTAGTGTGTCAATTATTAGAGATTGAACCATCTGAAAAAATGATCCCTTATACGTTGCCAGGATTAAAAAAAGAGAAGGTGATCCATTAACGAGGAGAACCTTAAAAAGAAAAAATTCCCTCAATTTTTATCATAAAATAAATCGTAGTTTGTAGATAAAGTCTACATAGAACAAATTTTCAGGCTGAATGAAAACTCATGTCCCGAGGCATGAGCCCGATGAGTAGCGGATTTACCAAGTACGGTAATGAAGTGCGATACGGGCAAAGTGACAAAGAATGCAAGCGTTTGTGGGCAGTCTGAATCGATCTAGCGATAAGCTAGGTCGATTCTACCATTTTAATAGATCATAATCCTTTGGTAATCGTGAAAAGTTTTTAAAATGCTTAAAAGGAGCGGAAACGCCATTGAAAAAATCTAAAAAGCAGCAAGTGATGTTCATTGGTATGTTCATACCGTTTATTTTGCTCGTTATCGGCTTTGAGCTAGGACCGTTATTGGCAATGGTGCGAAATAGTTTTATGGCCGATGATGGGGTGACCCCATCCATCATTCAGTTCAAAACGGTTTTTCAAAATGCTTATTACTTGCAGGCGATCAAAAATAGTGTTGTCATTTCGTTCATTTCAGCCATTACATCAATCGTCTTAGCGACTATATGCGCATATTCGATTACACGTTTTTCAACGAAGGTTCAAGATCGTATGATGATGATTGCCAATATGACATCAAATTTTGAAGGAATTCCACTTTCCTTTTCCTATATTATTTTACTCGGAAGCAACGGGTTATTTACGATTCTTTTCTCTAAACTTGGGTTAGATGTGTTTGCACAATTTAATCTTTATTCATGGACGGGTTTAATTCTCGTCTATGTGTACTTTCAAATTCCTTTAGCCATCATGCTTATTTATCCAGCGTATTACGGAATTGAGCAGCAATGGAAAGAGGCAGCAGCCTTGTTGGGTGCGACAAATGCTCGGTTTTGGTTCCATATCGGGATTCCATATTTGTTGCCAAGTATTGTAGGTACATTTAGCATTTTGTTTGCAAACGCGATGGGAGCTTATGCGACGGCATATGCCCTTGTAGGCAGCAATTACAATTTATTATCCTTACAAATCGCTTCACTTGTCGCAAGTGATGTAACGCTCAAGCCGCAATTAGGAAGTGCGCTTGGAGTGCTTTTAGCAGCCACAATGCTAGGTGCCATGTGGATCAATGAGCGAATGATGAGACGTGTAAGGAGAGACTTATAACATGAAAACGATGAAGCTATACCACAAGATCATTTTAACATTGTTATCCATTTATTTATTAGTACCACTTGTTGCTACATTGTTATTTTCATTAGCTGGTAAATGGGACCATACTATTTTGCCTGAATATTTCACATGGCAATGGTACGGTGAATTATTGACGGATCAACGATTTTTCCAAGCATTACAAAGATCGTTATTTCTTATTATCATGACAGTGGTGCTAAGTATTGTCGTCATGCTTCCAACCATTTTTATTGTGACGGTGTATTTCAGTAGGTGGGAAAGGCTTCTTCAAGCGATCGCTATGCTGCCATACGGAATTCCACCGATCGTCGGAGCGGTAGGTTTATTAAAGCTTTATTCAGGTGGACCTTTTCAACTATCAGGAACCCCATGGATTTTAGTAGGGGCATACTTTGTGATTACGCTTCCTTTTATGTATCAAGGAATTCGAAATAGTTTACGAACAGTAAATGCGGTCGAATTAGCAAGTGCAGCCGAGCTGCTTGGAGCAACGAAGTTTCAAGCCTTTCGAAAAGTCATCATGCCGAATATTATGCCAGGAATATTAGTGTCCGCTTTATTATCGATTGCACTCATGTTTAGTGAATTTGCATTAGCTAACCTTCTTGTTGGAGGACGCTTTGAAACGGTTCAAATTTACTTATATCAAAAATTAAATAAAAGCGGCCATATCACAAGTGCTATAGTCATTACGTATTATTCCATCATCTTCCTTTTAACATGGGCGATCTTAAAGTTAAGAAATAAACCGAAGCTAAATATGAGGCGATTCAATAAAGAGGTTAAGACGGTTGTAAAATCGGAAAGTAAAAACAGTCTCATAAAGGGTGAACATATATGAGTTATTTAAATATTGATGAAGTTTCAAAAAGTTATCATCAAAATCAAGTATTAAATGATGTTTCCTTATCACTGAAGCAAGGGGAATTTGCAACCCTATTAGGACAAAGTGGATGCGGAAAGAGTACATTACTACGTTCAATAGCAGGACTTGTTGAAATTGATAAAGGGGCGATTACGGTTGATGGAAAAGATATTACAAATGTTGAGCCTCGCAATCGGGAAATCGGGATGGTATTTCAATCTTATGCTCTTTTTCCGAATATGACCGTTTTAGACAATATTGCTTTTGGATTAAAAATGAAGAAGAAAAAGAACATTAAGCATAAAGTGAATCGGATGATTGAGATGATGGACTTATGCGGAAAAGAGGATTCTTATCCACACGAATTGTCAGGGGGACAACAACAACGTGTAGCTTTAGCGAGAAGTCTCGTGTTAGAGCCAAAAGTGTTGCTTTTAGATGAACCGCTCAGTGCATTAGATGCCAAGATTCGCAAAAACTTGCAGCAAGAATTAAAACGAATTCAACGAGAATTTCAAATTACCACCATCTTTGTTACTCATGATCAAGAAGAAGCAATGACGATGTCCGATACGATTTACATTATGAATGAAGGAAATATTGTGCAAAGCGGAACGCCGAGCGATATTTATACATCACCTGCCAACTCATTTGTAGCAAAATTTATCGGAAACTACAATCTATTGTCAATAGAAAAATTTCATCAAATGATCAAAAAGGAAGAATTAGTTGGAAAAGAAGTAGCCATTCGACCAGAAGTCATTGAATTAATAAGTGGTTCGAAGGAGATGCCGAACGATGAGAAGAAATGGACAGCGGACGGAACAATACTGGATGTATCCATGATAGGAAATGTATTACGGTATGAAATAGATGTGAATGGGGTATTGTTGCATGCCGACCATTTGCATCACCGCGACAATATGTTCAAGCAAGGAGATCATGTTAAAGTTGCCATTTCGAAATCGGAATGTGTTGTGTTTTAAAGGAGGAAACGAGCCGTGTATACCATACTGCCAGAGGAGCGAAAAAATGCGATCATTCAAGAATTAGAACGTACAGGGAAAGTGAAG
This window harbors:
- a CDS encoding DNA-binding transcriptional MerR regulator (product_source=COG0789; cath_funfam=1.10.1660.10; cog=COG0789; pfam=PF13411; smart=SM00422; superfamily=46955), giving the protein MSAKYDNYKDKKVISIGTMSEITGLSERQIRYYEERKLIFPHRTKKGTRKYSFNDVERLMEIAEKIEEGVQTFEIRKEMLKKDKEIRDNMIRGQLNARFGIPKSPYDK
- a CDS encoding putative effector of murein hydrolase (product_source=COG1346; cog=COG1346; pfam=PF04172; superfamily=82861; transmembrane_helix_parts=Outside_1_4,TMhelix_5_27,Inside_28_33,TMhelix_34_56,Outside_57_65,TMhelix_66_88,Inside_89_94,TMhelix_95_114,Outside_115_143,TMhelix_144_166,Inside_167_203,TMhelix_204_226,Outside_227_231), coding for MLMSYVGHTMFSVFITWIVYLLSLKLFKKYNKPWLNPLYSSTTLLVLLLFFLHVDFEMYSSGTSLFSLLQGTAVVSMAVPLYTQWPFLKKHFQKIFVSITFGSFLGIAFVWLSAKALELKTEIIASLIPKSVTLPVALSVTETLGGIPSLTILFVLTSALISLIFGPRCLEWLNIKSKLAKGLAMGANAQALGVGKSFQWGEEAGAIGSVGMTMSAALISFFIPILSMMVW
- a CDS encoding hypothetical protein (product_source=Hypo-rule applied; pfam=PF13076) codes for the protein MSKFLREAIEKKKQFYAKRLLEAGIYKESSLLHQLTLSELEKIYQSYQSHKISK
- a CDS encoding cell volume regulation protein A (product_source=KO:K11105; cath_funfam=3.30.70.1450; cog=COG3263; ko=KO:K11105; pfam=PF00999,PF02080; superfamily=116726; transmembrane_helix_parts=Outside_1_4,TMhelix_5_25,Inside_26_31,TMhelix_32_54,Outside_55_63,TMhelix_64_86,Inside_87_92,TMhelix_93_115,Outside_116_124,TMhelix_125_147,Inside_148_167,TMhelix_168_190,Outside_191_193,TMhelix_194_216,Inside_217_222,TMhelix_223_245,Outside_246_249,TMhelix_250_272,Inside_273_276,TMhelix_277_294,Outside_295_303,TMhelix_304_326,Inside_327_337,TMhelix_338_360,Outside_361_369,TMhelix_370_392,Inside_393_514), whose amino-acid sequence is MLANIFNTDTFILLTAILFIVGVLITKFSARFGVPSLVFFMMVGMIMGSDVLNIIHIDFDNTETVQMIGVFALIIILFEGGLQTNWERLRPVIIPSLSLATMGVLLTSGIVAVAAKLILDIGWLEAMLFGAIVGSTDAAAVFAVLKGQNIKPRIGATLEAESGTNDPMAVFLTIAMIELITIPDVNVLNMVGSFFLQMGLGLILGLIFGKLAVLALNRINLDSGGLYPVFATAFALLTYGITASMNGSGLLAVYVASIIIGNTEIAYRHSIFRFSEGFAWMMQILMFVILGLLVFPSDLFTWDIFFKGILISLVLMLIARPIAVYLSTMKMNYTNKELLFLSWAGLKGAVPIVLATFPLLANIEGSQQIFNLVFFIVLTSCLIQGSTITILAEKLGLTGPEKTIPMHSLELISLGKADVEMIEYEMESGAAIVGKRLIDIPFPEGSLVNAIIRNDKLITPTGNTVINPGDFLYILTSRKNKHQLKQLLQEKNNLSDELSRHEFSHKQKKERTSS
- a CDS encoding putative effector of murein hydrolase LrgA (UPF0299 family) (product_source=COG1380; cog=COG1380; pfam=PF03788; superfamily=90123; transmembrane_helix_parts=Outside_1_27,TMhelix_28_47,Inside_48_53,TMhelix_54_76,Outside_77_86) is translated as MVLLLIALNTGLVKIDWVFPAADLHFKHMIFLFIPQIVEIVFKLKILQGQSWKLIAVLIISSLLGLLGTGYIAQLFEKFKKGEDEC